In the Syntrophus aciditrophicus SB genome, CGTGTGTTTTTCCACGTCGTGTTAATGCCTCCAATTCTTTACGCTCATCCTGGGTCAATGTTACTCGATATCTTAGTGACATGGCGACCTCCTTTATCATGGTGTCACCAGTGTATCACACTTTATACAAAAGCGAACTATAATATGTTACGTGGTACTAGGTTTGTCCCCGCTTTGATTAAGAATTCCAGCGTCCTTGGATTGACTTATAGAGGTTATTAAGGCAAAATCAGTGAACTGCCTTGACACTATCCTATCGTGATTAATTTTGTTGAATTATGAAAATATTTATCAAACGCGTTTATGATCAGCCAAATCCGAAAGATGGTTTGAGGATATTGGTAGATAGGCTTTGGCCGAGAGGGATCTCGAAAGAGGAAGCAAAGATCGATGTCTGGCTCAAATCTACAGCGCCTTCCAATGAGCTTCGTAAATGGTTTCAGCATGATGTTAAAAAGTGGCCGGAGTTCAAGAAAAGGTATTTCGCTGAACTTGAGGCTGACACGGAAGCCGTAAATGAGCTGCTGAGTTATGTCAAAAAGAGCGAAGTAACTCTTCTATTTGCGGCCAAAGAATCAGATCATAATAATGCAGTGGCTTTGAAAGAATATATAAACTCAATTTTGTCGAAGTAGGTTGGACAGCCCATATAACAAGTCGTTCAAGCGGCTGGCGTTATACGCCGAAGCTTATTGTCACGGCACTGAAATATGGCAGTTTGAGATTCAGGACGCAAGTTATTCGTCTTCGCAGACAGAGGATAAGGAACAAGGTCTTGGCGGAAGGACTGGCATAAGCATCGGCCGAGCCGGTAAAATTCGGTAAAGCGACTTCAGGGGGAGAGGGGCAGCAAAGCTATCATGCTTGGAGGCGAGGCCGATGACCGGGAGATAAACGAACACGTGCGACAGAGGAGGAGAATCAGCTTAAGCGGTCTTTGATCGATAAAATCCCGGCTTGGATGAAGCTTCCTTTTGCCCTGGGGATGCGAGATGCGTTTAAAATGTTGATCAAACAAAGTCTTGCCATGGATATGTTCATCCGGACAGTTGAGGAATAGCTGAACAGGTGGGGTTTTACCCCGGAGGGTTTTAATCAGGGAGCGACGGGAGAAGGGGATTGAAAGGCAGGCAAAGCAGAATTGTCCCTGAACATCAAAGCGCTGATTCTGCAGAAAAATCAGCATATGTGGTACCGCCGGAGTCATGCGTTTGAAATTAATATCCTTCCAGGGGGAGGCGAATATGGAACGTGGTTCCCTTTCCGACCTGTGATTCAAAATAGATCCGGCCGCCGTGTTTGCGCACGATGATATTACGGGCGATGGCCAGCCCCTGTCCCGTACCCTTTCCCACCTCCTTGGTCGTAAAAAACGGGTCGAAGATTTTCGACTGGATCTCAGGGGGAATCCCTGTCCCCGTGTCGCGGATGCAGACCTCCACTTTATCGCCGGTTCTGTGCGTTGACACTTCGATTTCACCTTTTACGTCCGGCTCATTCTGCAATCTGGCCTGGATGGCGTGAGCCGCATTGATGAGCAGGTTCAGGATTACCTGATTCAAGTCTGCGGGATATCCTCTTACCGGGGGCAGATCCTGGGCGAGCGAAGTCGTCAGTTCCGTGGTATATTTCCATTCGTTTCGAGTTAAAATGATCGTGGATTCGATAGCCTTGTTGAGGTCAAAATTCGTCTTTTCCGCTCCTCCGGGATGGGAGAACTCTCGCATAGCCTGGACGATATGGCTCATCCGCTGAATCCCGTCGAGTGCCTGTTCAATGGCATGGGGGATTTCCTCCCGGAGATAATCCAGATCCATGGCATCCGCTTTTTCAAGAATCCGGTTTCGCAGGGCGGCACACTCGGCAGGATTCGCCGTATCCAGGCTTTTAAAATCATCATGCAGTGCAAGGAGGGGGAAAATATCCTGGAAGGCGTCGTTCATAAAATGAATGTTGTCGCCGACAAACTGAATGGGGGTATTGATCTCGTGGGCGATTCCCGCCGCCAGCAGACCCACCGATTCCAGCTTCTGGGATTGAAAATCATGCATCTCCCTCTGTCGCTTTTCCGTGATATCCATGGAATTTCCCAGGATTGCCGGCTTTCCTTCATATGTGATAGAGGTGACGGTTTCCATAATCCACCGTATCTCACCATCCTTGGTCACGATCCTGAACTCGTAAGGGGTCGTTCTCTTGCCTTTCAGCATGTCCCCGGCATTTTTATTTTCCTCTTCCTTGTCCCGGGGATGAACCAGTATGTCCGTGCTCCGGCCCAGCAGCTCTGTCCGGGTGTAGCCCCCATAGGATGCGGCGTTGCTGTTGATGAAACGAAATCTGCCGTCCTGAACCACATAAACCCCGGCGTAGGAATGTTCGGCAAGGATACGATAGATCGATTCCCGTTCCCTGACCATCTCTTCCGCTCTTTTCCTCTCGGTGATATCCATCATAACGTGGACCATTCCCTGGGGGAGCAAGCCTCCGCCGATGGGATTGCTGGTGATGAGAAAATCTCCAGAAATTCCAGGGATGTGGACTTCACGGACACCTTCGGCAAAAGGATCGACTTCAGGGAGTTCGCTGCCGAAGAAAAGGACATTAATGGGTTGCCCGATAATCTTCCGATAGGACATGCCCAGCCGGACGATGACGGCACGGTTGCAGCGAACCACTCTTTTTCCGGCATCCGTGACTAAAGTCAGCTCCGAGAGGGTGTCAAATATCGTTTCCCATCCCCTGGAATTCTGCATGAAGAGTTCCGCTTCCAGTTCAAAGGAAGGCTTGTTCGGAATATCAGACATTTATTGACTCTCTTCTTCTGCGTAAACGGGCATCAGGACACGGACGGTTTCCGCTCCCGTCTGGCGGATAAGAAAATTCTTGAGACGCTGGCATGTAGATTCGTTGACTTCATATCCTTTAGGGACAACCAATATCCCATGTGTATTCCGAATGTCCGCATCGATGATCATGCCCTCGCGGAGGTCATCGATCCGGATGTTGCGGACTCCCTGATCTCTCCGGGGTAAATCCAGAATGGCAAGCATATTCAGCAGGGTGCGATCATAAAGGCCGATCCGTTCTGACATGATCCTGATGGCTTCTTCCGGCTCATAATTTCGGATCAGGAGGATGTCAAAGTCCGTAAGCACCTTGAGAAGATTTGCCCCGATGCGAACAGCTTCGTGGAAATCGCCGTTTTTGAAAGCCGTGGGCTCGGAACAGGGGGTGTTCTGCCGGTTGATCATCAATGCGACCGCAGACAGGCGGGGGATGTTGGCCAGCAGCATTCCCGCCGTTTCAGGTACGGCGTCGATCATTTCCTGTTCACGACCCGTCAGCTTCTCCCCGATAAGATGTTTCGTGATTGTTTCGGGCGGGATATTGACAAATCCGATGGAAGACAGCAACGCGGCGATTTCGTACTGCCACGAGTCGGGAAACTCCAGCCTGGCGACGATCTGGGCTGCGTATTTCCTCAGGCGCGTGGCTTGGCTGAAAGCGGCGGGGGCGGACAGGGACAGAATGTCTACAAGGACCTTGATGCTGCCTTTGAGTGTTTTTTCAAGCAGTTCCTTTTCTGCCGTAATCAGACGATACTGATCCAGTGCCGCGTCGAGAGCAACCGTTAAATTTTCCAGGGAGCAGGGTTTAGTGAGGAAGCGGAAAATTGCCCCCTCGTTGATGGCATTGATGGCGGTCTTCTGGTCCGCGTACCCGGTAAGCATGATGCGGATGCTATCCGGAGCGACACGGCGGACCTGGGTCAGAAATTCAATTCCATTCATTTCCGGCATGCGCATGTCTGATACAACCACAGCAAAGGGACCGTCCGACTGAATCAGCTGCAGACCCTTTTCCCCACCGTCCGCCGTGTGGATAGCATACTTCCTGCGAAGCTGGCGCTTCAATCCATCCAGTACAAATTGTTCATCATCCACCAACAGAATTTTTTCCATAATCCTCGCCCTTCCTCATTCCATTATCCTGGGATGTCTGATGTGTTCAAGCAATAGAGGTGCCATGGGATATCGCGCAGCACAGCCTGGTTAAAGGGATAGGGGTGAACGGTCGTCCCAACACGAGGATATAAGGCAGACTGGAACGGCTGCCTTCTGAACAAGCTCGATAAATTTGCTTTATCGCAAATCGTACCAAAAAGGCCTTGGTCGCTGAATGAGGAGAACGTCTTGAAGGTTTATGTTGACGTGATTTGGGGGATGTTTATGGAAAGGGATTTCGATCAGCAAGTCGCCGTGTTACTGCAACTGATGCTCTTTCATCTTCCGGTCGAAGGCGAGAAGAGCGGAAGGAAAGGGGGAGAGGGTCCGGCGAACAATGCCTTGGGTGAAGGAAATCGCCAGACCATAGTTGGTGATCGGGACACCGGCTTCCCGGGCCTGCTGCATCCGGCTGAGCATTTCCCGCCGAGTCAGCATGCAGGCGCCGCAGTGGATGATCAGTTTGTAATCCTGGAGGTTATCCGGATAATTCCTTCCTGCGGAAACGTCCGTTTGAATGTCTCCTCCCACATACTGCTTCAGCCAGCGGGGGATCTTTACCCGACCGATGTCATCCTGCAGAGGGTGATGGGAACAGGCCTCGGCAATGAGCACCCGATCCCCGGATTGCAGGGCTTCAATGTGCGCAGCCCCCTCGGCTGCCGTGACGAGATCCCCTTTCTGGCGTGCGAAAAGGATGGAAAAGGTGGTCAGGGGGATTTCCGGGGACACATCGGCGGAAACCTTGAGAACAGCCTGAGAATCGCAGACAACGACATCCGGCGTCCGTTTCAGCAGGGACAGGGTGGCCGGCAGTTCTCTATCCTTGACGATAACGACGGCTGCGTCGTTGTCCAGCGCATCGCGGATCGTCTGAACCTGGGGAAGGATCAGACGGCCTTTCGGTGCCTGCAAATCAATGGGAACAACCAGAACGGCAAGCCCTCCGGGAGGCATAAGATCTCCCACCAGGGGCGGAGGCTGCACGAAATCGTTGGGGACGATTTCCAGAAGCTGCCGCTTCAGGATGTCCAGAAAGGAATCGCGCTTTTGGGCATCGATAGTGGATACGGGTATGATGTGAAGCGTTTTTGCCTGCACGTCGCGAAGGAATTGTCCTGATGGACGATGGAGATCGATTTTGTTGATAGCCACGATGACGGGGGTCTTCCGTCTGTTCATTTCAGCCAGGACTTCTTCTTCATAAGTTCCCCAGAAGTCTGGCTCCGTGACCAGAATGGCGACATCCGCACGGTCAAAAATCTTCTCCGTTTTTTTCAGTCGCAGTGAGGAAAGTTTCGAGACGTCATCCAGTCCCGCCGTATCGAGAAAGAGAACGGGTCCCAGGGGCAGAAGTTCCATGGCCTTTTCCACGACATCCGTCGTGGTTCCCGCCACAGGAGAAGTAATGGCGATATCCTGACCGGTAATCATGTTCAAGATGCTGGATTTACCGACGTTGGTGCGCCCCAGGAGGGCTATGTGCAGGCGGTTTCCCTTAGGTGTGGCATCCATATTCATTGATCCTTGATACCAAGATTGCCTGCATCCAAGATCACAGGGAAGCAGGAAGAAGGCGATGCAGCCGTACCGATAATCCGTCGAGGTGTCGACGACGAAGCCGGCACAGTCAGCAGAATGAAGACGACTTGGTATAAAATAACCTGACCTGTATCAAAAGAAAGGGGATACAGCAATGGCGGAAAAAGAGAAAAGCATTTCTTCACCATAAAAATCGTATTGCTGCTGCATCCAAAAGCAGGGGGCAGGCCGATAAGGTCTGCCCCCTATGTTATTGGTTAAATGACTGTTTCAGTAACGAGGGATAGGATCAAAGCGCCTCGCGGACTGCTCTCCCGGCATGAAAATCATAGCCGGTTCTCAGTCCTTTTCACACATCGCCTCAACGGTTTCCTTTTCACCGGCCGGCGATGCGTCCAGATGCGGCAACGACTGACCCCGCTGGACATAATGGGTGTGCAGGAGCTCATGGGATTTGTGTCCCAGCGGTTCCTTGAGGAATTTCTCGTAAACCGCCTTGACGGGAGGGCTCTGATGGGACTGACGGTATTGCTGCACTTCACCGTCATCCCGATAGAGGGCTCCCGCCCGCAACATGCGGATTTCATCCGTCGTCGGGATGGGCTCACCGCCGCCGGCAACGCAGCCGCCAGGACAGCACATGACTTCGATGAAGGCATATTCCGACTTGCCGGCCCTTATTTCATCGAGGAGCTTGCGGGCATTTCCCAGTCCGTGAGCGACGGCGACCTTGACGTCACCCAGGGCGCCGACGGGAACGGCTGCCGCCTTGACTCCTTCAAGACCGCGGACAGGCATAATATTCAGATCGCTGAGCTCTTCTCCGGTAACGACGGCGTAAACGGTGCGCAGTGCGGCTTCCATCACGCCGCCTGTCGCGCCGAATATCGTGGCCGCGCCGGTGTATTCGCCCATGGGATCGTCATATTTTTCATCGGGCAGATTGACGAAATCGATGCCGGCCTCCTTGATCATCCGGGCCAGCTCGCGAGTCGTCAGCACGACGTCCACATCCTGATATCCGCTGCTCTTCATCTCCGGCCTCTGTGCCTCGTATTTCTTGGCCGTGCAGGGCATGATGGACACGGAGAAAATGTTTGCGGGATCGATTCCGGAAACCTGGGCATAATAGGTTTTTGCCAGGGCGCCGAACATCTGCTGGGGTGATTTGCAGGTGGACAGATGTCCCAGAAGATCCGGATAGAAGTGTTCGCAGAACTTGATCCAGCCGGGGCTGCAGGAAGTGATCATGGGAAGGGTGCCTCCTTCCTTGACCCGCTTCAGGAGCTCGTTCCCCTCCTCGATGATGGTGAGGTCGGCGGTAAAGTTAGTATCAAAAACCTTGTCGAATCCCAGGCGACGGAGTGCGGCGATCATTTTCCCGGTGACCAGGGAGCCGGGAGGCATTCCAAATTCCTCACCCAGGGCGGCGCGGATGGCCGGCGCTTCCTGGACGACGACATGCCTGGTCGGATCCTGAAGGGCTTTCCATACTTCGTCCACCTGATCCTTCTCATAAAGCGCGCCCACCGGGCAGGCCATGACACACTGACCGCAATTGACGCAGTTGGTTTCGTTCAGAGGCAGATTGAAAGCAGGAGAAACCGTGGATTCATAACCACGGTTCATGGGGCTCAGAGCGGCCACGGTCTGAATGGATTCGCAGACGGTGACGCACCGGCGGCAGTTGATGCATTTGCTGCTGTCGCGCACGATCGCCGGGCTGGAAGTGTCCAGTTCGCGGTCTCTGTCGAATTCTTCCGAATCGTAACGGATATTCTTGACGCCGACCATTTCAGCGACTTTCTGCAGCTCACAGTTTCCGTTACGGACACAGAAATTGCACTCCTGAGGATGGCTGGCCAGGATCAGTTCGACAATCATTTTTCGTGCCTGTCGAACTTTGTCCGAATTGGTAAAAACCTTCATGCCGTTCTGCGCGGGATAGGCACAGGACGCGGCCAGGCTCGGCATGCCTTCCACTTCGACCACGCAGACCCTGCAGGCTCCCGGGGTGTGATCCTTGTCGAACCAGGCGCAAAGCGTGGGAATGTTGACGCCTGCCTTCTGTGCCGCCTGATACAGGGTGGCGCCGGCTTCTACTTCTACATCGATATTGTTTACCGTCAGGTTTATTGAAGACATATGTTCCTCCATTGGTTATTTCTGTTTCAACGAAACGAGCACAGCTCGGAAAATTATTGTTCAGTTGATATCCAGTTTGGCCTTCTGCTTTCGGATGCCGTTATTTTTTATAAATAATAGGCTTGCAGAGACGCATCGCACTGGGGACATTCGTAATCAGGATCACAGTGTTTGACGAATTCTTCCCGGAAATTACGGATCATCGTTTCAATAGGCAGAATCGGAGACTGACCGAGGGCGCACAATGAAGCCAGTTTCATCATCTTTGCGGTGTCGATCATCAATTGGATGTCTTTTTCTTCGGCCTCTCTCATAGCGAATTTCTGGGCCACATAGTGGAGCTGGGAAGTGCCCAGTTTGCAGGGAATGCACTGGCCGCAGGATTCATGTTCAAAGAAGTTCAGTACATTGAGCAGGAAGTCGACGGCGCAGGTTTCCTGATCACAGACCAGAACGACGCCGGAGCCGAGGGTGACCCCTGCCTTGATGGTGGAATCGATATCCAGAGGGAGATCCATCAGATCCGCACCCAGGATGCCGCCGGCTGCCCCGCCAACCTGGGCGAATTTGAAGGACGAACCACTCTTCATGCCGCCGCCGAAGGTATCGATCATCTGCCGCAGAGTCGCGCCCATGGGGAGTTCCACAAGGCCCGTCTGGTTGACCTTGCCGGAGAGGCAATACAATTTTGTTCCGGCACAGGTTGCCGTCCCTACAGATTTAAACCAGTCGGCGCCTCTGGCGACGATCATTGGAATGGAGGAGAGGGTTTCGACGTTGTTCACGTTGGAGGGCATTCCCATGAATCCGGCGGCCGCTGGGAATGGGGGACGCACGCGCGGATAGCCCCTTTTCCCTTCCATGGAGTTGATCAGGGAGGTTTCCTCGCCGCACACATAAGCTCCGCCGCCTTCCTTGACAAAGATGTCGAAATCGAAGTTCGAACCGAAGATCTTTTTCCCGAGGAACCCTTTTGCCCGGGCCTGGTCGATGGCTGACTGCAGACGTTCGATGGAGCGCCGGTATTCACCTCTTACGTAAATGTAGCCCAGCGTCGCGCCGATGGCATACCCGCACAGAAGCATGCCCTCGATTAACTGCTGGGGATTTTCTTCCATCAGAACGCGGTCCTTGAATGTTCCCGGTTCGCCTTCGTCGGCGTTGCAGATCACGTATTTCTGCATCTCTCCTTTCGGGACAAAGGACCATTTCACTCCTACGGGGAACCCGGCGCCGCCGCGGCCTCTGAGGCCGGAATCCTTGACGATGCCGATGACCTGCTCGGGTGAGTATTCGGCAAAAGCCTTGCGGGCCGCTTCGTAACCGCCGTTCTGGAGATAGCTTTCGATGCTGGCGGGATCCACCTTGCCGACGTTTTCCAGAAGGCGTCTGGTCTGCTGGCTGTTGTTGATGATAACCGCCCGACCTTCAATCCCGGGGCCGTATTCCGCCTTAAAGGCGGGTTCCCTGGCCGAGTAACTGTCCAGGATTTCCTTGATATTGCTTTCCGACAGGTTTCCATGCATATCATAATTGACCATCATGGCCGGAGCTGCAGAACAGAGCCCGAGACATTCACACTCTTCAAGATGGAAAAGGCCGTCCGCGGTGGTTTCTCCCGCCCTGATGCCCAGATGATTTTCAATGACATCAAAGATTGTACGGGCTCCCATGACATGACAGGGTCCCGATTTGCAGACCCGGATAATAAATTTGGCGCGGGGTTCAGTGCTGAACATCGTGTAGAAACTGGTGAATCCCGAAATGGCGCTTTGCGGCAGATCCATCTTCATGGCCAGTGTGTTCAGAACGGAAACATCCAGCACATTCCGGCCGGAAAGGTTTTCCAGATCTCGGAGTATTGCCATGAGATGCTCGCGGGCATTGCCTCTTGCCGCAATTACATTTTCGATATCCTGTACTGTAATCATCTTCCACTGTCTCCTTTACGTTATGTAACTTCCAAAATCAAAACATCAGACAACTCGTGCTGATGAAACAACCTGATTTAAAAAGCATAGCAGACGATATGCTTCAATTGTGCGAGGGTAAACAGGAAATCATTGCCGCAAAAAGAAGAAATTATTATTTTGTTTTGATAAGGATTAACGGGATAAAACATAAACATTTCACTGCGACGGGGTATGAGGCATCAATTGATTTTTAAATGTGTGCCTTTTTTCATAAGTTCTTAAAAAAGTCAATAAAATATAACATATAGATACATTGTAACTGTATATTGATTACATGCAGATTAAAGATTGGCGTATTGATTGAGCCAGGTTCTGATGATTTTGAAAGAAAATGGAGGGGGTATTCTAAGAGATAAAAAAGTACGCCCACAAAACGGCGTAGAACAGGGCGGGAATAAAGTTGCCGATGCGGATTCTGGTCATCTCCAGGATGTTGGTACCGATGGCCATGATGATCACCCCCCCGGTGGCTGTAATGGCAGTCAGAATTGCGGGTTTCTGCAGAAAGAGAAGCGATGAGGCGAGCAGGGTTATGCTTCCCTGGAAAACGAAGACGGAAAGAGCGGAAAAGAGGACTCCGATACCCAGGGTGGCTGAGAAGGCGATGGCGGAAATGCCATCGAGAAGGGATTTGAAGTACAGCGTTCTCGCATCTCCGATCGTACCATCCTGTATAGAGCCGACAATAGCCATGGCGCCGGTTACATAGAGAAGGGAAGCGGATACAAAGCCCTGAACAAAAGTTGAGGATGTGGAACGGAAACGGGTTTTCAGCCATTCCCCCAGAGCTTCGACCCTCTGCTCGATCTTGAGAAGTTCTCCCGTGATCCCTCCTGCAAGCAGGCAGGCGGTGACAATCAGAACATCCTTTGCCGTGAAGGCCATTTGCAGGCCGAGGAGAATCACGGCGAGGCCGATCGCCTGCATGACGATCGTCTTGAATCGTTCGTGAAGCCGTTTACCGAGAACTAACCCCACCAGACTACCGGCAATTATGGCCCCCGTGTTTGCAAAGGTTCCTGTCACGTTCAGTTCCTCCGATCTTATAACTGTTCCAAGCTTTCCGGGGCTATCTGTAACGAAAGATTTCCATCCGTGTCAAGATGAATCTCCTGAAGCGAACATCATAGGAAGCGCAATCGCCGGCCGGAGGAGTGGATTTCTGAAAATTCATCTTTTTCGGAAGAGTCCTTTATGCTAATGAAGAACGCCTTCTTGAGATAAACGATTGAACAGAAAGAAAAAACAGACGGAAGGAACATCCTGGATTTCATGAAAGCGGTATTTATCGCCGATGCGCATCTGAAGAACAGCTGTGATCTGAATTATCGGAAAATGCTGAATTTTCTTTCGCTGCTCATTCATCCTTCCGATGTCAATTCGCCCTTGAAGAGGGAATCTGCGGCTCGCCGGCGGATTCCCGTGGATGATCTTTATATCGGGGGAGATTTTTTCGATTTCTGGTTTTGCCGGGGCGAAATGGTTTATCCGGAATTTCTGCCGGTTATCCTGGCATTGATCGCTGTCAGGGATAGGGGGGTCCGCGTTCATTTTGCGGAAGGCAATCATGATTTCTTCCTTTCCGATTACTTCACCCGGATACTGGGGATGGAGGTTTTTACCGACTGGACGACGCTCATGCTGGATGACTGTAAAGTCCTTTTTTCCCACGGCGATACGGTGGACAGGAGTAATGTTCAATATCTGAGGCTTCGAAAACTTTTGAGGAGCCGCTTGATCTATCAGCTCCAGCGCCGCCTTCCTCTTTCCTGGTTGTGGAAGATTGCCGCTGCCTGTTCAGCCACGAGCAAGGGCCAATCCCGGCCTTCCGAAGAAAAACTTTCCGGAATACTGCATGCTTTTTCTGCAGCGAAGATACAGGGAGAGATTGACGCTGTGATCCTGGGGCATTGCCACCAACCGATTCTGAAAGAATTTCAAATCAGGGGGCGGAGAAAATATACCATCACTCTGGGGGACTGGATCCGGCATTTTTCCTATCTCTATTATGAAGATGGAATTTTCAGGTTTCATTGTTTCAAAGGTGAAAAAAGCGCGCGTTGCGGAACCTAACTTTTCTTTTTTCGTAATGAATTTTCTTGTCACCTGAAGTGAACATAATGCTGGACTTATCTTGATTGATGTGTTAGCACGCCCACAAATTTGATCGGGAGGTTTGTGCCCGGGATCAAAAGAACATCGATATATTAAGGAGCGAAAGCAGTTGAACAGCCTTGTCCCGAAAAAAATATTTTTTACCAAAGGTGTGGGGACCCACAAGGAAGAACTGCACTCATTTGAACTGGCTCTTCGGGATGCCGGAATTGAAAAGTGCAATCTGGTTCAGGTGTCCAGCATATTGCCGCCCGGCTGTAAGGTCATTTCCCAGGGGATGGGGCTGAAGGAACTGAAGGCCGGGTCCATTACCTATTGCGTCTTGAGTCGATGCAGCAGCAATGAGCCGAGGCGTTTGCTGGCGGCTTCCATTGGCTGTGCAATTCCGACCGACAGGAATGCCTATGGATATATCAGTGAATATCACGCTTTCGGTCAAACGGAACGCCAGGCAGGCGATCATGCGGAGGACCTTGCCGCGGCCATGCTGGCTTCCACCCTCGGGATTGATTTCAATATTGACGAAAGCTGGGATGAAAAAAAGGAGATTTTCAAAATCAGCGGAAAGATCGTCAGTACGAGAAACATTACCCAGTCCAGTATTGTAAAGAATGGAGGACACACGACCGTCATCGCCGTAGCCGTCTTTCTGTTTTAATTTTACCCCACCGGGGAATAATACAGGAACGGATGGCTTGTATCCTGCAAAGCTTGTTCTGCGTCATCAAAATCAAAGAGAAAAAAATCAGGATTCAAATTTAAAAATAAATTTTCCAGATCTTATTAGGCTGCATATTCCGATTCCAGATCTGAGAGAAACTCAAGGCGGCAAAATTAAGGCCGGCGCGGCCCACGAGTCGGCCTTTGTCGAGGAACTGACGTCAAGCCGACACCGGGAGTGCTGTGATATGGAGTTGGACTTACCCTGTTCCCGCTGGAGTTGCGCACTTGAATACCTTGTTGATTTCTTACGGCGCGATTGTGCCGCCGGTCCTCGGTTTTTTCGTCTTAACGTTTATTTTCCTGATTGCCGTTCTCAGAGCTGAGAAAAATCAGACGAATATCCTCTTCGCAGGAATCTGCTTTCTGGGAGCCATCATGAATGCCGATGTGGCCCTTGTGAATCTCATTTCCGACAAAATCCTTGCTCTGCAGATCGACCGCTGGACCTACCACCTTTTTGTTTTCAGCCTTCCTCTCTATATCCGGTTTGTTCATTCCTTCCTCGGAATCGGGCATCGCAAATGGATCGAAGGAATCGCTTACCTGTTCAGCCTTTCGCTGCTTTTCTTCATTTCTTCGGATCTGTTCATCGCAGGCTTTCACCATTACTCTTTTGGCACAATCGCCAAGGCCGGTCCTGTTTTTCACGTCTTTTCGGCGGGAGTGGGATTCACGGTTTTTTACTGTCTGGTGGTCCTGTTGAAGGGGCTGAAGTCTGCCGACGACAACCATCAG is a window encoding:
- the nuoF gene encoding NADH-quinone oxidoreductase subunit NuoF; the protein is MITVQDIENVIAARGNAREHLMAILRDLENLSGRNVLDVSVLNTLAMKMDLPQSAISGFTSFYTMFSTEPRAKFIIRVCKSGPCHVMGARTIFDVIENHLGIRAGETTADGLFHLEECECLGLCSAAPAMMVNYDMHGNLSESNIKEILDSYSAREPAFKAEYGPGIEGRAVIINNSQQTRRLLENVGKVDPASIESYLQNGGYEAARKAFAEYSPEQVIGIVKDSGLRGRGGAGFPVGVKWSFVPKGEMQKYVICNADEGEPGTFKDRVLMEENPQQLIEGMLLCGYAIGATLGYIYVRGEYRRSIERLQSAIDQARAKGFLGKKIFGSNFDFDIFVKEGGGAYVCGEETSLINSMEGKRGYPRVRPPFPAAAGFMGMPSNVNNVETLSSIPMIVARGADWFKSVGTATCAGTKLYCLSGKVNQTGLVELPMGATLRQMIDTFGGGMKSGSSFKFAQVGGAAGGILGADLMDLPLDIDSTIKAGVTLGSGVVLVCDQETCAVDFLLNVLNFFEHESCGQCIPCKLGTSQLHYVAQKFAMREAEEKDIQLMIDTAKMMKLASLCALGQSPILPIETMIRNFREEFVKHCDPDYECPQCDASLQAYYL
- a CDS encoding DUF554 domain-containing protein; protein product: MTGTFANTGAIIAGSLVGLVLGKRLHERFKTIVMQAIGLAVILLGLQMAFTAKDVLIVTACLLAGGITGELLKIEQRVEALGEWLKTRFRSTSSTFVQGFVSASLLYVTGAMAIVGSIQDGTIGDARTLYFKSLLDGISAIAFSATLGIGVLFSALSVFVFQGSITLLASSLLFLQKPAILTAITATGGVIIMAIGTNILEMTRIRIGNFIPALFYAVLWAYFFIS
- a CDS encoding UDP-2,3-diacylglucosamine diphosphatase produces the protein MKAVFIADAHLKNSCDLNYRKMLNFLSLLIHPSDVNSPLKRESAARRRIPVDDLYIGGDFFDFWFCRGEMVYPEFLPVILALIAVRDRGVRVHFAEGNHDFFLSDYFTRILGMEVFTDWTTLMLDDCKVLFSHGDTVDRSNVQYLRLRKLLRSRLIYQLQRRLPLSWLWKIAAACSATSKGQSRPSEEKLSGILHAFSAAKIQGEIDAVILGHCHQPILKEFQIRGRRKYTITLGDWIRHFSYLYYEDGIFRFHCFKGEKSARCGT
- a CDS encoding pyruvoyl-dependent arginine decarboxylase; its protein translation is MNSLVPKKIFFTKGVGTHKEELHSFELALRDAGIEKCNLVQVSSILPPGCKVISQGMGLKELKAGSITYCVLSRCSSNEPRRLLAASIGCAIPTDRNAYGYISEYHAFGQTERQAGDHAEDLAAAMLASTLGIDFNIDESWDEKKEIFKISGKIVSTRNITQSSIVKNGGHTTVIAVAVFLF